The Lathyrus oleraceus cultivar Zhongwan6 chromosome 5, CAAS_Psat_ZW6_1.0, whole genome shotgun sequence genome includes the window AGTAGCCTGATGACAAAATAAAGTATCATTCATAGTTCTACTACTATATACTAATGCACTATTGAGTATATCTGAACTACATCTCCTTTGTCTCCTCTACTAAGAGCGTACATATGCCGGTTTGGGTTGGGTTTGGCCAAATTCAATACCAAATCCATATAGAACACTCGTGTTTGGGTGAGTTAAAATAACCACCCGCTATACCAATAGGTCGGTTTGGGAAAATCTACTAATTTTTGGATTGGGTTGGGTTGGATATTGGGTTGCTCAAATaaatttttctattttattaatattaaatgAAAAAATGATGAGTCATCATATTTTTCCATAAAAATTATTTAACGcttttatattaaaaaattagATAACATATTTTTACTATATCTTAGCATCATAAAATAATATATGATACATCAACTAATAAAAATTATCATAAAATACCAATAACAAGCTAAAGTTGTATTATATAAAATCGTATTAGCATCAAAATAACTAAAGAGGAAAACATCCAAAATTGGTTAAAGTCATGGTTCACTAAAATAGTAAATATTCATGAGACTAAAATTGCAACAATTAAGTTAATATTAATCAAAATCATTAAAATTGTAATAATAAATGTTTAATTAGTAGGTCAGTGAGTTTTTTGGGTTTGTATCCAGTTTTATCCAAAACTCAATTTTTTAATAgatttttttagtttttaaacTCATATCCACCCAATTACCCGATCCAACTCACTTTTATGGATTTTTTTGGGTGGATTTGACCGGATTTTATGGGTTTACCTAACACATGTACACCCTTATCCTCTACGTCCTCGGTCTCCTCGGCAATCAATCCCCCCGTCCTCCGGCCTTGTCTCCGGTATATCAATGCCCCCCATGCCTCCGTCATGATGGAATCTAGGATCTACCTCACATCAGACCTATCAGGAAAGATACCTATATCAATGCATGTCTGCACAATCTCCACAATGTGACGGCATCTAGGCAAGACATCATCAACATGATCTAACCATGTTTGCTCCTCCTCTAATATCTTCTGATGAGTTGGCCTCGGCGGATCTCCAGGAGCAGCATGCAACATGTACGAATGTGACACCCTAAAGAACCATCTTATATACCCTTCGACGTAGCTCCAGTCGCTCATAACTATGATACTTCGTGTCTCCCCTGGTACTAGATGACTCTCATATTCATCAAACATGTCATATATCTTTCTATATGTCAAAGCAGGAGGAGCAGAGACAACAAGGTATCTGGGAATGGTCTGAGTGTAGGAAAATTACCACATAATGCGCTCGGGAAGATGAGGAGTAGTGAGACATGATCTGTATGCCAACCATCCAAATTATAGCATTATCTCGTCAAATAGTCGCATCTCACGATGATCAATGTAGATGTTGAAATGCATGTCATCGGCAACCAAACGGTCAAGATACACTCTAAAAGGATCTGTCGCCTGGTCCCCAAAAAAATGCTTTGACCATCCATTTCAGCCAACAAACGTGTAACACATTATTTCTAAAATATCATACATGCAATCTCTACTCATGTCTAACCTTAATCATcaatttctactcatttacacAAAAACTTAAAAACTTATCAAAAACTAGCGACTGAATTAGCGATGGTTTTAGTATTAGGGACCAAAACTGTGGATGGAAAATTTTAGGAGGATCATTctttgaatgaaatattttgaGGGACTAAAAAAGAAATTTAAGATATTTAGGAGGACCACAAACATATTTAACTCTTAAATTTATATtattaataacttttttttatcattaatcGGATTTTAAATAAATATAAGTTATAacttatattattattattaggaTAATTCTAACATGTGTCCCAAGGGCACAAGTTAATGACTTATTTGTAGAAATATTCTCTTGGAATGCATACATTTAATTTTTTGAAACTTAAAACATTATTTTATTCCACACAAATTTTCTAATTGTAGTATCCTTAACTTGTGCCTTAAGGGCACAAGTTAGCAAGACccttattattattataaaattccttctcattaccatgttcatcccATTTCATATGAAACAAACCATAGATTTTATTTCCATCTCATTTCCTTGTTGGCATTTCGTTTTCACCTTATTAACGCGTGTAAGTTGTAATCATGTCTCAATGCTTGAAATCTAGCAATTAATCCCTTGGCCATTCATTTTGAAATGAATGTCGATGTGGACTCGAATCTCCATTGATAACATCATGGACCGATTTCAACCCAAGTCGCCATTTTTTTAGGTGTGGGATGTATAAAGAGCTCTTCCTCCATCTATGTTCTTTAAATCTAGTTGCAATGGTTTAAAAAAGAGAAACCACTTTATATGGTACGATGAAGAAATGTCTCCAAAAGTCAAGGAACTAATTACTCCTCTGCACCAAAATTGaatcaagaaaaataaaaattaatgaGGCCAAAATAAAAGAGAAGAAATGAAGATGAAGTTAGAGTTTATGAACATTATGATGAAATTTATTGTGTCATCACATTTGTATTGTTAATTGAATTAGTTTTATCAAATATAATGAAGTAGTTGATTTGGTTTATTTTAATGTGATATTTTGTAACATGTGTTAACTTTGAATGTAAAATTTTAATGTTGAATGAAGATGAACATTGCACAAAATATCTGAATATCGAAAACTTGTTAATAACAGAGTATTTTATGAGTTTTGACAGAGTTTGACTTATCAATATGACATTGCACAAATAACAATAACATTGCACAAAACCTCTGATATATCAGAATATCAAAAACCTTGTTCGTAAACATTGCACAAAATGTCAGAATATCATAAATTTGTTCATAAACATTGCACAAAATATCAGAAATATCTTGTCCATACAACTTGTCCTTAAACATTGCACAAAATATCAGAAATATCATAAACATACAGTTTGTTCttaaacataaaaaaaaatataaacatGTTCATAAAAACAACTTGTTCATCACAGAAAATAGAAATTACAAAATAACAACGTGATCATCCTAAAACTATTCTTGAGTTGGTTGTGTGGGAGGTAGTCCATGTGATGAACTTCCTATTTCTGTTACAGTGATTGGATTTGTCTTCTTGGCCTTGGTATTTTTCTTTGTCTTTGTTTGAGTCTTCTTCTTAGTATTGGTTGGATTTTCCTTCTTGGCCTTGTTTTCACCCTTTGGTATGGCTCTATCTGCAGCTCTCTTTCCCTTATAACTTCTCATGTTGTGACCAAGTACTTCACACTTATGGCATGTAGCTGTGACAAAATTTCTAGGCAACACATGTGGATTTATAGGCTCGTCATTTGTCTTTTTCCTCAATTTTTTGGGATATCCAATTGCTCTTCTCATCAATGGTGGATTGACTGCTAATTGCTCATCTAGAGACCATAATTGCGGTCCATTAGCTGGGTAGATGATATTTGAGTAAGTGTCTTGAAACGTTGCTTTCCTGCACACAGTTGCACCACATAAGCATATAGGTATGATCAAATGAATATAGTACATAATCAGATACATATGAAACAAACCTATAATAATCATATACATAGTCCTCTGGTGGTTTTTTGATTCTCCACATACATGTGATAGCATAGCTGCAAAGGATCTCAGTCAAGTTTCATTTCCTACATGCACAACTACCTAGTTTGAGATTGACACAATAGGTTTCAATCCAATTAGTTACTCAAAAAATGGTCATATCATCATCACCATACCATTTGGGAGTACAACCTTCTGAAAGTTTCTTGTTTTTTTCAAATATCAATTGGATCCTAGAAAAAATATCTCCATTATATTTACGCATCATTTCCTTCTAAGTAGTAATTATTTTAGCGATATAATGTTTAATCCCCTATAACAAAGTGATAATTGATTTGCCTCAATGTTCTAAGATTTCTTTGTTAAATGTATCACGCGTATTGTTTACTTGTAGGTCACACTTAGAATAGGTCTTAAAGTGTGATCTGCTTTAAAAATGTGCAAGTATGTCCttcatttctttttaggcaacCTCATTCAATGTTTTTATTCTTAACATTATCCTCTCCTATGCTGGAATTGTAGTAGACCTTGCTACACTCCACATAATTTCTTTCAAACCCATCCCATGTAACTTCTTTTTCCAATTCTCATATAAATTCTTATAACAAAGGGGTTGCTCAACATGTGCACTGATACCTTAAACTGTTGGGACAAGTCTCTATAAAACAATACAAACATAATACATTGATACGGGTCTGAAATAAATTATACCTTGAACTATAAGAACACATTATAACATGCTACCTTTTATTGATCAAAGATGAAAGGATATGGCTTATGATTTATGGCATGCAAGTTCTCAATCAAAAAATTTATGAACCACTCCCAAATTTATCGGCCTCTACAACAGCATAGGCAATTGGAAATATGTGATTATTCACATCCCTTCCAACAACCGCCATCAATTGTCCCACATAGTCTCCTTTCAAAAAACATGCATCGAGTCCTATTAATGGTCTACAGCTTTTTTCAAATCCAGTTTTACATGCTTATAAACAGACATAAATCCTTTCAAACGCGGGATCACTACTTGAATCAAAGCATTGTAGCACAACGTTATTGTTGGGGTTTGAATTTACTAACTCATGTGCATAACTTCTTAAATTAGTAAATTGGTCACTTCCAGCACCTTGTATCAATTCTGGTGCTCTTCTTTTAGCTCTATATGCCTGATCAGCTGACAATTTCACTCCTCGTTTAACAATTGATTTAGCAATAAACCTAATTGGTTTCATGTCATGACTATGTCTAAGTATGTGGAAAAAATTCTTGACAAGTCATTCAGTCTTTGCTTGTCTGTTATGTGTTGTCATATGACATGTATACTCATCAAATAAACTTGCAACTTATCAATATTGATTTCCAACCCTCTTATTGAACCTCGTGTAAAATTTGCAGTCATTTAGACACTTAACTACCATccttttttcatcattttttttcaAGAAAACATTTTTCTTACTATCCATTGCATATTCCTTAATAGCATCCCATATCAGATCTTTATTATTAAAAACCATCCCCAATTGAAATTTGATTGTCTCACCATTTTTGAAATTTGGAAAATGCTCATACTCTTGCTCATCTTCACTAGCAGGAGGAGTATATAGTTTATCAAAATCCACACCATGATCATGCTCAGAGGGTACATCTTTTGTCTCAAATGGTAGGATTGTTGTCGAGTCCAAGTCAATAGAATCTTCACTATCTAAATCAACATCTCCATCATTATTGATTTTCTCTTCCTCGTCATCAACCTCATTATGGTCAGAAACATTGGTTTTCTCTCCCTTATCATCAACCTCATTATGGTCATAAACATTGAATTTTCCTCCCACGTCCTCAACTACATCATCATTATCAAAATTTGACTCATCATTAACTTGAACTTCTTCAAAATAGTCATGTCCTAACTCTGACTCATCTACTATCTCAAGGATATCAACACAATCAAAATTTGACTCATCATTAACTTGAACTTCTTCAAAATAGTCATGTCCTAACTCTGACTCATCTACTATCTCAAGGATATCAACACAATGCTCAACATACACATCAACTAAGTCATATCTTTTAAATACATCAAACGTCATTTTTAGTGATCTAAGCCCACGAGCAAAGCTAGGTCTAGGAATGCAATACCAAATACATTTTTTATTTGTAAATCCCACATTTTTAATCAACTTTTCCAATTCCATATAACATATATATAGTCAATGTCCCATTTCCAGCTCATTTATGACACTTCCTCATCCAAATACCATTTAACAAGGATGAATACAAATGTACTCCGATGAATTCTTAACCTAATGGTTTAACAACCAACCAATAGATTCGTATAACATTAAAAATAACCATATAAATCTAAAGGTATAACATTAAAAATAACCATATAAATCTAAAGGGACAACACGTCAAATTAAACTATTAAGATTTTAGTACAGTGGAACCACAGACAACAATGAGACCACATATGACAATTTCAATACAGTGGAACCACAGACAACAATGAGACCACATATGACAATTTCAATACAGTGGAAACACACATTATTAATAGAAAATTAAGATTTTAGTATAAAAAAAACCGACAAATCAAAACAACCACTTACTTAGGTTTcttaaaagaaaatagaaaaacACATACCTTGCACAAAATTTTACTTCTTAGTTCGTTTTCTATAATTTTGATGGGTTATTCGAACACTTAAGAAGATAAATTGGAAGGTACTATGGAGATAGAAGATGAAAGAGAAGTGATGTTCTATTTTTATAATTTCattttataaataataataataataataataataataataataataataataataataataataatataaagtGTGTCAAAAACATataatataaattataatttcatttttttaaagtcggattaatgataaaaaaaaaggtttagtaaaaatgaaaattttaaaatctcaaatatgAAGAGATGCAAAGTTGCTGCCAAAAGTATTACACCATTGAATCATATTCCCAACCTCCATTTATATCCTCAAGTTTAGTAAAGAAAATTACAATACCAATAAATAGAGTTGATTAGTTCACACTTCACTGTCAATAGACAAGTTTCCTTTGTCTGTACTTATAAGAGAACATTGGACTAAGATATATGTGGGCTATGAGCTAATGATCATGTTTCGATCCTTCGTTGATTTCTTAAATCTCACACAGCTTGCTTCGGCAAATCCGGAACTACACATAGAAAAGGGAGGAAAATTATGTGATGTTTTTTTAAGAAAAGCGTGTTTTAAATATAATACTGGCTAACAAGCAAGAAAGGGAAAAAGGGGAGACTGGAAAAATTACCATTTGCAATTATAAACTGCACGTCTTCGACTATCATCGTAGCCATAAGTTCATTAGACAGATAATGCCGAGAGCAAGAGCCAGCTCGAACACCTTTAGCAATGCCGGAAAAATTGTGCTTTTCCACTTCTGCCTTGGATTTGCCATGCCCAAAATTGAGAAAAATAGTATAACCAATAAATTCAAATCCCAAATGTCCTGTTGTATAGATCCCCAGAATTTGGCATCTGGTATTTTGAATCATCATATCCTCTATAAAACTTACTAAACTCGGGTCTTTCGTTTCTTAAAAGCTCGGCCATACCCATCCTATTTCCATTCTGCAATTCATTCCACCCATCCCAATTGCCATTTGACAAGACAGCATTTCTAGACTGCTGGAGAGACAGTTGAGGAAATGTTGCCAGATTACTGACATGTGATTGATCTATCCGTGAAGAAACTCCATAAGGATCACCAAGCTGAGAAAATGTGTTTCCAATTTCCGAAAATCGATGGTTATGTTGTGGTGAGAGAGATCTTTGCAATAACTGAAGTCTGGCTTCGTTCTCAAGGTAATTTAATTGTGGGGTGTAATTGGATTGCATGTCTAGTGTTGGGCTGTTTAGCGCACCTTGAAGCCTCCCCTTACCAACTGCCAAAATAGCTGGATCCATAAACTCAATGTCTCCTGCACCACCAAAATTTCCAGTTGATGGTGTCTGATATGAATTTCTCCACAAGAAAGGGTCAGGCAATGAATTCCCTGTCAAAAGGAAAACAGTCATTCAATTTCAAACAATATGCAGGAAGTAGGTGCAAGCCGAAAAAAGCAATAACTAACCAGAAATTGAGTCAAAAGTCTGCCCCATTCTTTCATGAGAAGAAAACCCAGGAGGTGGTGGCCTGCTTGGAACTGAAAATCCTGGGGGCGCTGAAATTTGTGGTTTTGAGTTAGCTGAAAACCATAATAGAGGAAGATCATTGCATGTCTTTACAAAAGATAACAGGAGCTTGGAAGCTGTTATTTTAATTTCAACTTGGTGACATTATCATAATAAGTTATCTATTCTACTGTAAATCACAATTGACAGGGCAGGTTATCTAGAAATTCAAGAGTAAATCCAGACCACTTGACCTTTTTACGTGTACAAATATATTCATGGAATTTTATCCTCAGCCATGACAAAACACAACTCTTGCTGCTCTAGGAGCACCGTTAGCCTTTATTCCTTCTGGAATACACTTATAAGCATTCTAGCTAACCACTATTTTTCCAGGAATACACTTTCAATAGTGGACGTGGACTCTCTAGATTCCCAATACCTATAAAAAGTTCTACTTCTAGCAAATTCCACCAAAAGTAAGATGTTTTAAAAATTCAGATCAATCAAAAAGAAAAACTCCAAGCCAAAATTGGCATAAAATAACATCAGTACTAAATCAAAAAAAGAAACCAATGTTGAGAAATGCTACATAAATAGAAAGAGTGGCTAGTTTATGTAAGCTATTAATACTCACCAGAAAGCTTATTGGAAGAAGCAACAAACTGACCACTGCTTAGATTTTCAGATTCCTCAATGTTATTGGCGGGAAAGCCATATGCAATACCCACCTTGTCCAAAGACACGTCTGTTGTTTCCACAAAATCTTGGATGAGTGAGCGGCTTCTGAGTAATTGTTGGTTGGCACCATGAGAGGGATTCATATCAAAGGCTTGGATTTTGGACTCCTCTTGTCTTGCAAAAGAAAATCTTGATTGATTGGTTTGAACATTCCAAGAACTAGATTTCTTTAGCGGACCATTCTGATTTTCGGTGCTGTCACTTAACAGCTTCGCCAAATCATCCCAGGCATCAAACTCCATGGACAATATATTTGAAATTATACTACTCTCACCATTATCTGTTGTGGCAGCATCATTTCCAATATTAACTGTTTTACTAATTAATCTTCCAATGTGATGATCATTGCTTTCATCATGAAGCAAACTGTAAGAGCTGGTACTGTCTAATTTCTCAGAATAGCCATCGCATAATGCTTTAGATCCATGTAACTGTGATTCATACCCAACTTCATTATCTGTGGCTAAAGAACCAGTATTTACAACAGTACAAGGTTCACCATGCTGCAGAGGATGAGGATTATTATGATTTGTGACGTAAGGGAAACATGACCTAGGCAAATAAGAATGACTAACAACTTCTGGATCCTTGAGTCTCTGACTATCAAAAGATGTCGCATCATCTTCTACTTCAACATAACCAGATGCTAGCTTAGATTGAGAATCCAATTTTAAATCATATTGTTTTGATTTACAGACCTCGCTATCTGATATAGAGGCTTTACTAGCTGCGTTTGTTGTATTTACCACATTTCTAAACTTATCAATATGTTCTGATCCTTGAGATTGCATAGACTTAACCAATACATAATCAGTAGGCGGGCTGCTAGGTTTGGTTACGTTATAATGTTCATTTAGGACATTTCTATCAAGGTCAAGAGAGGACAGCCCATATGACAAATTTTGAATCTCTTCATTGGTAGCAGCAACCACTTCTTCGGGACAAAAGCTGCCATTTGAATTTGATGTGATGTCCATAGACTTTGTTGTGTTTGATGTTGTACAACCATCTCTGGCTAATGGTATAGAAGACAATTGGGTGTTTGAATTCACAGGTGCAAGAGAAACATCAGAAGCCAAAGTTTTTTCACTTGCACTCGCCAGGACATTCATAGTGTTATTTTTTTCTCCAGGCACTATACTATGACGCCCATCACTTGACACTTGCCTCTTTATTGACTCATTATGCTTAGAAACTTGATTTGTGCTTGCAACAGCAGAGGAAAAGGGTAGTGTGCTGCTGATAGAATCAGGCTTGGGCTTGGACAGTCCAGTAGGACATGATAGACCACCAGCAGCTGGCTGACAATTTGTAGCCCGCAAACCCCTAATAACACAGATTCAAATGTTAATTAACTTTAAACAATCTTAAGTTTCAACATTCCAATCCAAATCCAACACTATATATTACCATGCAGCAGGAGGAGCCATAGGCTTTGCAGGACTTCCATTAGGAGGAGAACCTCTTACCGTGCTAACAGAGTTCTGCTCCATAATCAAAATAAAAAGTTAGTAACTTCATGTTTAGCTACAAAGGGCATTTAGCAGCATAGTCGGTCTGGACGAAGAGCAACTAAACAATGAGTCAGCATGGGAAACAATGCAGTAAAGGCCAACGCCCAAAAATAGAGGCAATATAACAAAAAAGAGTTATAAGTATAACGAAAAGTAACGCATACACTAGAAGTATTTTTCGCAATGGGTTTCTCTGAATTGTTGCTCGTGCAATCATCCAACGGATGAGGCAATACATTCCCTGAACGCCGTTCCATATTGGTTGCAGCACCAGTAATATGTTGAACATGACTTCTTTAAAAAAAAAGTAACTAAGTCATCATAAGCACAAATTAGAGGGTAACACAGTTTATGCAATGGGAACCCATCTTAATccattttaaaaataaatgatGACATTAACTAGCCATCAAAAAAACCCAAGCTTGTCAATTGCCGTTAAAAATCCTTGCCTTTTATATGACAGTCATCAGGTTTCAGATTTCAAACAATTAACCATAGGCAACATGATATTCAGAGTAAAAATTTCTGCTATCCACAAATAGTTTAGTATCACAGAAAGGTAAGGTAGATTTATCATTGTTAGCTAAAACTAAATGCTGATAAGAAATGCTTACATGACAAGGGGCATGAACCAATTGCAACATAGTATGGttttatttttaaatcaaaacaTAATATGCTTTGCATCAAAACTCATGTAATAGAAATACCTAGTGTATGCTGAAACTATTTCATCTTTGGTGAAACTGTCTTCTTGAGAGCCAATCTCATGAAGATACACACAATCCGGATTGTTACAAGGCTGTTCATCAAAATTTATCCACAATTAAAAGCTTAACTAATCAAGGAAAAGGTAAAAAAAACTTTGTAGGAATCAGTATTTTTCAAACCATGTTTCTGAGCCATGCATGGCAGTATTTAGTTGTTCCGAAACAAGCCCTGAAATGTAAAAACCGATAAAATAAGAAACTGATAAGCAAGAACCATGGGTCAATCATCTCATATGTAAAAGAAAAAGGCCTCAACAAGTGCAAGGATTAATACCTTAAAGGTCTACCCTCCAAAACAAATCCATGTACATTTTGAATACATCGAACTGCTTCTTCTTCCTTTGAATAAGTAATATAACTGAAACCAAAAATCTTTCCTTTAAGAGCTGCAACTTTTAATAAAATTATAATGGATGAAAATGATAAGAAATAATTACAAAGTCAAAACCACATCCAAATTGATTGGAATATGTGTGGAGAAGACCCAATAGAAGCACTAGTAAAGAGGATTGACAAACTACACATAAAGTAAAATAGAATGAAAAAGGACATCATAGGGACCAAACCATTGTCCTCTTCAAAATAAACACTTCTAATAAACCAACAAATTATGAACTACATCTCTTCTGACTAATAGAGTAGCGCTGCTAACTTTCAGGAGTGGCCAATTGTGGTGGGTTTTAGAGAGGTTTAACTAAAGATTTTGGATACCAATAGAGTAGCGCCACTAACTTTCAGGAGTGGCCAAGAGCCTCTCTGCCATGCTCACTAAAGTGGCTGCCATGGCTGCTATGACAATCATGCAAATACCACTATGAAAAGATAAGCTGAGCCACAAATTTTGAAAGAACACAAACTTACACACTACATGTACTGTTTGGAAACTGCTGAACAACACCAGCTGCCGTCCGAGACATTGACACTTTTAAGACCTTCCCATACTGACCAAAATACTCTCGCTGCTGGAGAAGCTGCATGAATATTGATAAAATTTTAAAAACATCCACTGAGAACAATGGGAAAAATTGAAAGACACTGGAGGGTAAGGTGGAATTTTATGCTACTTTTTTAATTAAAGAAATGCAAAAGATGGTAACTATTGGAAGTAGATTAAATCAAAATATTACATCTTCATCAGCCAGGTCGAGAGGCAACCCCACTATGTAAACAAGATTCCTCCTAATAACTCGAACATCATTGAGCTGCTTCCGTCCTTCAGATGATTTAGACTTTGCTTTTTGGCTCTTCATCTTTCTTTCCATATGAACTTCAGCCACCAATCTAAGCAAAGATATTATCAGCAAGATACAATTACAAAAATGCACAACCATGGAAGCATTTAAAAAAATGCTTCTGACTAACACGATCTAAGAAACTGAGAGTGTAAGGCCTGTTAGGCTTTCATTGTATGCTCTCAATTTTAATTACAAAAATAACACCGTGTTTTCGCTTTGCGGTTTTCAAATTTTTGAACAGATAATAGTCTAAAcacataaaaagaaaaaaactaaaaGAAAATGTTTTATAAAACCAAATAGGCCCATAATAACTGAGATATACCTTGTTCTATCTGAAACATAAAAAGTACAGCTTACGATATATACATATAGTGCTATAACTTACTTAAAAAGTTTATATGATATGAGAGATGGTTAGACAAATGCATGCGCACTTAATTAAAAATGGGAGGAAGGGGATGCGGAAAGAATAAACATTTCAAGCCCACAAAATGTACTGTTAAAAGAATAACCTCTCACAGTTTGCAGCCATCCCGACAATCTTTTCCTTATCATATGGAGAACGACATGCAGGGCACCGTCCCTCTGTGTTGTCCTTCTCAGCCATGTCCATTATGTGATGCCAACACCAGACGCAAATCTACAGCCAATTACAGAAACAGTTGGCATTCAAAATTGTGTGTTGATGATTAACGAAAAAAAAAAACAGGACTCGGGAAACAAAACACAACAAAGAGAAGGGACTAGCACGTATTCTAATCAGTAAAAGATCAAACCCATACTAAATAATTTAGAGTAACCACAATATTCATTGAGGAGTAATAATTAATAAAACACTATATTTGATTCAATAAAATTCCACCTTGCACGACTACAGACTGCATAAAATACACTAAGAATAAAAATTGACAGGGAGGCGCGAAAAGATTATTTTATAAGCTAAAAAAATTATTAGATCACCAAAATCTTCGCACAATGAGTGCCTCAACAACAGAAAACAAAAAACTGAGAAATTGTCCTGCCAGAAACGGCGAGAAAataaaactttaaaaaaaaaacatcaCTCTCACCCAACTTAAAAAACAGCAAAGCCAGAAACTACGACACGGGACACATGATAGACCCCACCACTAATTGTTTCACAACGAAGTAACCCCTAAACATCCTATGGGATTATTAGTCCATGATGAAACCGAGAAT containing:
- the LOC127087001 gene encoding uncharacterized protein LOC127087001 isoform X1; its protein translation is MSDEGERTCPLCAEEMDLTDQQLRPCKCGYQICVWCWHHIMDMAEKDNTEGRCPACRSPYDKEKIVGMAANCERLVAEVHMERKMKSQKAKSKSSEGRKQLNDVRVIRRNLVYIVGLPLDLADEDLLQQREYFGQYGKVLKVSMSRTAAGVVQQFPNSTCSVYITYSKEEEAVRCIQNVHGFVLEGRPLRACFGTTKYCHAWLRNMPCNNPDCVYLHEIGSQEDSFTKDEIVSAYTRSHVQHITGAATNMERRSGNVLPHPLDDCTSNNSEKPIAKNTSSNSVSTVRGSPPNGSPAKPMAPPAAWGLRATNCQPAAGGLSCPTGLSKPKPDSISSTLPFSSAVASTNQVSKHNESIKRQVSSDGRHSIVPGEKNNTMNVLASASEKTLASDVSLAPVNSNTQLSSIPLARDGCTTSNTTKSMDITSNSNGSFCPEEVVAATNEEIQNLSYGLSSLDLDRNVLNEHYNVTKPSSPPTDYVLVKSMQSQGSEHIDKFRNVVNTTNAASKASISDSEVCKSKQYDLKLDSQSKLASGYVEVEDDATSFDSQRLKDPEVVSHSYLPRSCFPYVTNHNNPHPLQHGEPCTVVNTGSLATDNEVGYESQLHGSKALCDGYSEKLDSTSSYSLLHDESNDHHIGRLISKTVNIGNDAATTDNGESSIISNILSMEFDAWDDLAKLLSDSTENQNGPLKKSSSWNVQTNQSRFSFARQEESKIQAFDMNPSHGANQQLLRSRSLIQDFVETTDVSLDKVGIAYGFPANNIEESENLSSGQFVASSNKLSANSKPQISAPPGFSVPSRPPPPGFSSHERMGQTFDSISGNSLPDPFLWRNSYQTPSTGNFGGAGDIEFMDPAILAVGKGRLQGALNSPTLDMQSNYTPQLNYLENEARLQLLQRSLSPQHNHRFSEIGNTFSQLGDPYGVSSRIDQSHVSNLATFPQLSLQQSRNAVLSNGNWDGWNELQNGNRMGMAELLRNERPEFSKFYRGYDDSKYQMPNSGDLYNRTFGI